In Streptomyces sp. DG2A-72, one genomic interval encodes:
- a CDS encoding SMP-30/gluconolactonase/LRE family protein has translation MDRPTVLVPRHYVAIGGRGPEDVVADARGRVLTGVEDGRILRIDRLTEPFAARVEVIAETGGRPLGLELLPDDALLVCDAVHGLLRVGLADGIVRILVDSVAGERLRFCSNVIALSDGGVCFTVSSRRYPLEQWIGDLVEHTGTGRLLRLAPGSDTPDVLLEGLQFANGLAASGDESFLVVAETGAYRLTRYWLTGPKAGHSEPFAENLPGMPDNLWRAGPDGPMWVSLAGPRVPPLDLLHRATPTVRRTAAHLAVRAPYRPTAWAGVLALDDEGTVLHHLTRRRSRFRMVTSVCEIDGHLILGSLWERGVAVCEAPVTK, from the coding sequence ATGGACCGGCCCACCGTTCTCGTCCCCCGGCACTACGTCGCGATCGGCGGCCGTGGCCCCGAGGACGTGGTGGCCGATGCCCGCGGCCGGGTGCTGACCGGCGTCGAGGACGGCCGTATCCTGCGCATCGATCGTCTGACGGAGCCGTTCGCCGCGCGCGTCGAGGTCATCGCGGAGACCGGAGGCCGGCCGCTCGGCCTCGAACTCCTCCCGGACGACGCCCTGTTGGTGTGCGACGCCGTGCACGGGCTGCTGCGCGTCGGCCTCGCCGACGGGATCGTCCGTATCCTCGTCGACTCGGTGGCGGGGGAGCGGCTGCGGTTCTGCAGCAATGTGATCGCCCTGTCCGACGGCGGCGTCTGCTTCACCGTCTCCAGCCGCCGCTACCCCTTGGAACAGTGGATCGGCGATCTCGTCGAGCACACCGGAACGGGCCGCCTCCTGCGACTGGCACCGGGCTCGGACACGCCCGACGTGCTCCTGGAAGGCCTCCAGTTCGCCAACGGGCTGGCCGCGAGCGGCGACGAGTCCTTCCTGGTCGTCGCGGAGACGGGCGCGTACCGCCTCACGCGCTACTGGCTCACCGGGCCGAAGGCGGGTCACTCCGAACCCTTCGCCGAGAACCTCCCCGGCATGCCCGACAACCTCTGGCGCGCCGGACCGGACGGACCGATGTGGGTGTCCCTGGCCGGACCGCGTGTCCCCCCGCTTGACCTGCTCCACCGCGCCACCCCCACCGTGCGCCGCACCGCCGCACACCTCGCCGTGCGCGCCCCCTACCGCCCGACGGCGTGGGCCGGCGTCCTGGCGCTCGACGACGAGGGCACCGTCCTGCACCACCTCACCCGCCGCCGCTCCCGCTTCCGTATGGTCACCAGCGTCTGCGAGATTGACGGCCACCTGATCCTCGGCAGCCTGTGGGAGCGGGGCGTGGCCGTGTGTGAGGCACCGGTCACGAAGTGA
- a CDS encoding DUF190 domain-containing protein, with amino-acid sequence MMRPTGRALRVTVFIGENDTWRHKPLYTEIVHRAHAAGLAGASVFRGIEGFGASSLIHTSRLLSLSEDLPVAIVIVDTEERVRAFLPQLDELVTEGLVILDDCEVIRYVGRDPGSGESDTKGKKAL; translated from the coding sequence ATGATGAGGCCGACCGGCAGGGCACTGCGTGTGACCGTCTTCATCGGCGAGAACGACACCTGGCGCCACAAGCCCCTCTACACGGAGATCGTGCACCGGGCGCATGCGGCGGGCCTCGCGGGGGCCAGTGTCTTCCGGGGCATCGAGGGCTTCGGTGCATCCTCCCTGATCCACACCTCACGGCTGCTGTCCCTGAGCGAGGACCTGCCCGTCGCGATCGTGATCGTGGACACCGAGGAGCGCGTCCGCGCCTTTCTGCCGCAGCTGGACGAACTCGTCACCGAGGGACTGGTCATCCTCGACGACTGCGAAGTCATCCGGTACGTCGGCCGCGACCCCGGATCGGGCGAATCGGACACGAAAGGTAAGAAGGCGTTGTGA
- a CDS encoding FadR/GntR family transcriptional regulator, whose amino-acid sequence MEAVLAHLRSAIERGEYAIGEKLPSEAELCRTLEISRPVLREALRALQTMGLTVSKTGKGTFVVANTVEDPTFGDYVASDLLEVRRHVEIPVAGYAAARRSPENLDHLAHLLDRMERETDTTAWVAMDTLFHLAVAEAAQNPVFRRVIEEIRDALARQSAFLNELGGRREQSNREHRAIVEALIDGSEQDAVDAMAHHLDRVETTLTDIVRSARTDTPTEGGPEA is encoded by the coding sequence ATGGAAGCGGTGCTGGCACACCTCCGCAGCGCCATCGAGCGCGGCGAGTACGCCATCGGGGAGAAGCTCCCCTCCGAGGCGGAGCTCTGCCGCACCCTGGAGATCAGCCGACCGGTGCTGCGCGAGGCCCTGCGGGCGTTGCAGACGATGGGCCTGACCGTCTCCAAGACCGGCAAGGGCACCTTCGTCGTCGCCAACACCGTCGAGGACCCCACCTTCGGCGACTACGTGGCCAGTGACCTCCTCGAGGTGCGACGCCATGTCGAGATCCCGGTCGCCGGGTACGCGGCGGCGCGCCGTTCCCCGGAGAACCTGGATCATCTGGCCCACCTTCTCGACCGCATGGAGCGGGAGACGGACACCACCGCGTGGGTCGCGATGGACACGCTCTTCCACCTCGCCGTCGCCGAGGCCGCCCAGAACCCGGTGTTCCGCCGGGTCATCGAGGAGATCCGCGACGCACTGGCCCGTCAGTCGGCGTTCCTCAACGAGCTGGGCGGCCGGCGCGAGCAGTCCAACCGCGAGCACCGGGCGATCGTCGAGGCGCTGATCGACGGCAGCGAGCAGGACGCGGTCGATGCCATGGCCCACCACCTCGACCGGGTCGAGACGACCCTCACCGACATCGTGCGCTCCGCGCGCACGGACACCCCCACGGAAGGCGGACCCGAGGCGTGA
- the crcB gene encoding fluoride efflux transporter CrcB: MAAPETTPLHASRRAGRHGQAPVVAVVALGGGIGAVARYAAALWWPTQPGGFPWATFWTNVIGCAVIGVFMVVITDVWAAHRLVRPFFGTGVLGGFTTFSTYAVDIQKLVDAGRPGTGLAYLAATLLAALAAVWLAARATRRVLRRRQP, translated from the coding sequence ATGGCAGCCCCCGAGACCACCCCTCTCCATGCGTCGCGGCGGGCCGGCCGGCACGGTCAGGCACCCGTCGTCGCCGTGGTCGCGCTCGGCGGGGGCATCGGCGCAGTCGCCCGGTATGCCGCCGCCCTGTGGTGGCCGACGCAGCCGGGCGGATTCCCCTGGGCAACCTTCTGGACCAATGTGATCGGCTGCGCCGTGATCGGAGTGTTCATGGTGGTCATCACCGACGTGTGGGCCGCCCACCGCCTGGTGCGCCCCTTCTTCGGCACCGGCGTGCTCGGCGGCTTCACCACCTTCTCGACATACGCCGTGGACATCCAGAAGCTGGTGGACGCGGGTCGTCCCGGCACCGGTCTGGCCTATCTCGCCGCCACCCTGCTCGCCGCACTCGCCGCGGTGTGGCTCGCCGCCAGGGCGACCCGGCGCGTTCTGAGACGGAGGCAGCCATGA
- a CDS encoding undecaprenyl-diphosphate phosphatase, with the protein MSAINVGQAVVLGAIEGVTEFLPVSSTGHLKIAEGLMGIPVDDDAVVGFSAVIQVGAIAAVLVYFFKDIVRIMTAWFRGLADREERYHHDYKFAWWVIVATIPIVAVGLAAKPLIQGPLASLWVVAGSLIVGSGVMWAADQMGRHKRGEDDTSFKDAMLVGSSQILALLFPGFSRSGATMSTALMLDLDRVAATRLSFFLGIPALTGAGIYELKDALGTGAGAAPLVVGTLVSFVVAYASIAWLLKFVAKHSFNSFVIYRIVVGLLLFGLLGTGVLNS; encoded by the coding sequence ATGAGCGCCATCAACGTCGGTCAGGCCGTCGTCCTCGGAGCCATCGAGGGGGTGACCGAGTTTCTGCCCGTCTCCTCGACCGGCCATCTGAAGATCGCCGAGGGGCTGATGGGCATCCCCGTGGACGATGACGCCGTCGTCGGGTTCTCGGCCGTCATCCAGGTCGGCGCGATCGCGGCCGTGCTCGTGTACTTCTTCAAGGACATCGTGCGGATCATGACCGCCTGGTTCCGGGGCCTCGCCGACCGCGAAGAGCGCTACCACCACGACTACAAGTTCGCCTGGTGGGTGATCGTCGCGACCATCCCGATCGTGGCGGTGGGCCTCGCCGCCAAGCCCCTCATCCAGGGACCGCTGGCCTCCCTCTGGGTGGTCGCGGGTTCACTGATCGTCGGCAGTGGCGTGATGTGGGCGGCGGACCAGATGGGGCGGCACAAGCGAGGCGAGGACGACACGTCCTTCAAGGATGCGATGCTCGTCGGGAGCTCGCAGATCCTCGCCCTGCTCTTCCCCGGCTTCTCGCGCTCCGGCGCCACCATGTCCACCGCGCTGATGCTCGACCTCGACCGGGTGGCCGCCACCCGCCTGTCGTTCTTCCTCGGCATCCCCGCCCTGACCGGTGCCGGAATCTACGAGCTGAAGGACGCCCTCGGCACGGGCGCCGGCGCGGCTCCGCTGGTCGTCGGCACCCTGGTCTCCTTTGTCGTGGCCTACGCCTCGATCGCCTGGCTGCTGAAGTTCGTCGCCAAGCACTCGTTCAACTCCTTCGTCATCTACCGCATCGTCGTGGGCCTGCTGCTGTTCGGTCTGCTCGGGACAGGCGTGCTGAACAGCTGA
- the mptB gene encoding polyprenol phosphomannose-dependent alpha 1,6 mannosyltransferase MptB, which yields MAFPVDLRRCQALGLAGTAFLALGGETAGALPVRELIAPSSAHAALGLVGVYFGIILLIAAWALLGRLIRSAEPPSPRAMLLVLAVWAAPLLLAPPLFSRDVYSYLAQGAMVDAHMDVYAHGPARLGGPLADEVSPLWQQTGAPYGPVFLAVASALSGITRGEIPAGLFGMRLVALLGVALMAAALPRLARHSGADPAAALWLGALNPLVLLHLVAGAHNDAIMLGLLGVGLVAALGRWPVLGAILVTLAALVKAPAVLGLAAVVALQIRAGRSPVRSVLTTGAAAAVTTVVATTLAGTGYGWIGALKTPVSPQNWALTSLLGRATGTVLTKLGLGDLAPLAVPAWHVLGLAATAAAIAAIWLHRPRFSPVYALGLSFAAVVVLGPAIRPWYALWGVFLLAAAAPSSSVRYRLAAVTGVVALLAMPNGLPAGAEELILAVSGGVLAVVVLWQAHQAAQAPLRESTV from the coding sequence ATGGCTTTCCCCGTCGATCTCCGTCGCTGCCAGGCTCTCGGTCTGGCCGGTACCGCTTTTCTCGCACTGGGTGGTGAGACGGCGGGAGCCCTGCCGGTCCGTGAGCTGATCGCGCCCTCGTCCGCGCATGCGGCCCTGGGCCTGGTCGGCGTGTACTTCGGCATCATTCTGCTGATAGCCGCCTGGGCTCTGCTCGGACGGCTGATCCGCAGCGCGGAACCGCCGTCCCCGCGGGCCATGTTGCTCGTCCTCGCCGTCTGGGCGGCGCCTCTGCTGCTCGCGCCGCCGCTGTTCAGCCGGGACGTCTACAGCTATCTCGCACAAGGGGCGATGGTCGACGCCCACATGGACGTCTACGCACACGGCCCGGCCCGGCTCGGCGGCCCGCTCGCGGACGAGGTGTCGCCGCTGTGGCAGCAGACCGGCGCTCCGTACGGCCCGGTGTTCCTCGCCGTCGCCTCCGCGCTCTCCGGCATCACCCGGGGCGAGATTCCGGCGGGGCTGTTCGGGATGCGGCTGGTCGCGCTGCTCGGTGTCGCGTTGATGGCGGCAGCGCTGCCCCGGCTGGCCCGGCACAGCGGCGCCGACCCGGCAGCCGCCCTCTGGCTGGGCGCCCTCAACCCGCTGGTGCTGCTGCACCTGGTGGCCGGCGCCCACAACGACGCCATCATGCTCGGGCTGCTCGGCGTGGGACTGGTCGCGGCCCTCGGCCGATGGCCGGTGCTGGGCGCGATCCTGGTCACGCTCGCCGCGCTGGTCAAGGCGCCCGCCGTGCTCGGGCTCGCCGCGGTCGTGGCCCTGCAGATCCGCGCGGGCCGCAGTCCGGTGCGGTCGGTGCTCACCACGGGAGCCGCCGCGGCCGTGACCACGGTCGTGGCAACCACCCTGGCCGGAACGGGATACGGCTGGATAGGAGCCCTGAAAACCCCTGTGTCCCCGCAGAACTGGGCGCTCACCAGCCTGCTCGGCCGTGCCACCGGCACCGTTCTCACCAAGCTGGGCCTCGGCGACCTGGCTCCGCTCGCCGTGCCGGCCTGGCACGTGCTCGGCTTGGCGGCCACCGCCGCGGCCATCGCTGCCATATGGCTGCACCGCCCACGTTTCAGCCCGGTCTACGCACTCGGCCTCAGCTTCGCCGCGGTCGTCGTCCTCGGCCCGGCGATCCGGCCCTGGTACGCCCTGTGGGGGGTGTTCCTCCTCGCCGCGGCGGCACCCAGCAGCTCGGTGCGGTACCGGCTGGCGGCCGTGACCGGAGTGGTCGCACTGCTCGCCATGCCGAACGGCCTCCCGGCAGGCGCCGAGGAACTGATCCTGGCTGTTTCCGGCGGTGTGCTCGCCGTCGTCGTCCTCTGGCAGGCCCATCAGGCGGCCCAGGCACCCTTGCGGGAGAGCACCGTATGA
- the crcB gene encoding fluoride efflux transporter CrcB, whose translation MNWLLVVVGAMVGAPLRYLTDRAVQSRHDSVFPWGTFVVNIAGCLTLGLVTGAASSHVQLLLGTGLCGALTTYSTFSYETLRLTETGAGLYAAANAAGSVVVGLGAAFAGVWIAQTV comes from the coding sequence GTGAACTGGCTGCTGGTCGTCGTGGGTGCCATGGTCGGCGCCCCGCTCCGCTACCTCACGGACCGCGCTGTGCAGTCCCGGCACGACTCGGTGTTCCCCTGGGGCACCTTCGTGGTGAACATCGCCGGGTGTCTGACCCTCGGCCTGGTGACCGGAGCCGCGAGTTCCCACGTTCAGCTGCTGCTCGGCACCGGTCTGTGCGGGGCCCTCACCACGTACTCGACCTTCTCGTACGAGACGCTGCGGCTGACCGAGACCGGGGCGGGGCTCTACGCCGCCGCCAATGCCGCCGGGAGTGTGGTGGTCGGGCTGGGCGCGGCTTTCGCCGGGGTGTGGATCGCCCAGACGGTGTGA
- a CDS encoding glutaminase — translation MTSPTFAPVLERIADEIRRLPGRGRPADYIPALAACDPRSFGMAVAEPDGTVYGVGDWRQPFSTQSITKVFTLALDLAREGDALWEHVGREPSGNPFNSLVQLEYENGIPRNPLINAGALVVTDRLHTRTGDAAGELLTFLRTESGNPDLTFDKDVAASETAHGDRNAALAHFMASYGNIDTPVPALLDQYFRQCSISASCADLALATTFLARHGIRADGTRLLTRSQAKQVNAVMLTCGTYDAAGEFAYRVGLPGKSGVGGGIIAVVPGRCALCVWSPGLDERGNSVAGVAALERFTTLTGLSVF, via the coding sequence ATGACGTCCCCGACCTTCGCACCGGTCCTGGAACGCATCGCCGACGAGATCCGGCGGCTGCCCGGCCGCGGCCGCCCCGCCGACTACATCCCCGCCCTCGCGGCCTGCGACCCGCGCAGCTTCGGCATGGCGGTCGCGGAGCCGGACGGCACCGTGTACGGCGTGGGGGACTGGCGGCAGCCGTTCTCCACGCAGTCCATCACCAAGGTCTTCACCCTCGCCCTCGACCTCGCCCGCGAGGGCGACGCGCTCTGGGAGCACGTGGGCCGGGAGCCCTCCGGCAATCCCTTCAACTCCCTTGTGCAGCTGGAGTACGAGAACGGCATCCCGCGCAACCCGCTCATCAACGCGGGCGCGCTGGTCGTCACCGACCGCCTCCACACCCGTACCGGCGACGCGGCCGGCGAACTGCTCACGTTCCTGCGCACCGAGAGCGGCAACCCGGACCTGACCTTCGACAAGGACGTCGCCGCCTCCGAAACCGCCCACGGCGACCGCAACGCCGCCCTCGCCCATTTCATGGCGTCCTACGGCAACATCGACACCCCCGTCCCGGCCCTCCTCGACCAGTACTTCCGCCAGTGCTCCATCAGCGCCTCCTGCGCCGACCTCGCCCTGGCCACCACCTTCCTCGCCCGCCACGGCATCCGCGCCGACGGCACCCGCCTCCTCACCCGCAGCCAGGCCAAACAGGTCAACGCGGTGATGCTGACCTGCGGCACATACGACGCGGCAGGCGAGTTCGCCTACCGAGTGGGCCTTCCCGGCAAGAGCGGCGTGGGCGGCGGCATCATCGCCGTAGTCCCGGGCCGTTGCGCGCTGTGCGTGTGGAGCCCCGGACTGGACGAGCGAGGCAACTCGGTGGCAGGCGTGGCGGCGTTGGAGCGTTTCACGACACTGACGGGCCTGTCAGTGTTCTAA
- a CDS encoding glycosyltransferase 87 family protein has translation MRLPRTDRGRALLVAAIAVVVIVFTATVPLLRGWFDLRVYYGAVDTWVHHGGRIYDYRVPGTTYGFTYPPFAAVAMLPMALLGLHAAIAVALLLNLGALAVVVRILAGRSWRRYGWYGCALGACALALFEPLRDTFSFGQVNVLLMALVLFDCWLLATGRGRWAGVGIGLAAAIKLTPALFILLLLLARRWRAAAVASVVAVAATGFAALVAPDASRFYWTDAMWDTTRIGRLDYVSNQSVQGILARLGETDRAVWAAVVVVLLGVWAVRARRAVAVGDWAAAFALTGLTACLISPITWVHHLVWLLPAFAVLVRARHPRVAAGLYAVLCTSVVWLWFDDASGIDGFLGSNTYAWITLGLLLWLPVGQSRVSRMPIRRTTSTTTAAPSTAAPAITPVAAQSGSVSGAAAATTGTASGAGLGLTRNASSDPTGSTRPAASNPQSSNDRASS, from the coding sequence ATGAGACTGCCCCGCACGGACCGCGGGCGCGCGCTGCTCGTGGCCGCCATCGCCGTCGTCGTCATCGTCTTCACCGCAACGGTTCCGCTGCTGCGCGGCTGGTTCGACCTGCGCGTCTACTACGGGGCCGTCGACACCTGGGTCCACCACGGCGGCCGTATCTACGACTACCGGGTGCCCGGGACGACGTACGGCTTCACGTATCCGCCGTTCGCGGCCGTCGCCATGCTGCCGATGGCGCTGCTCGGGCTGCACGCCGCGATCGCCGTGGCGCTGCTGCTCAACCTGGGGGCGCTCGCGGTCGTCGTGCGCATCCTGGCCGGACGGTCGTGGCGGAGGTACGGCTGGTACGGCTGCGCGCTCGGCGCCTGTGCTCTTGCGCTGTTCGAGCCGCTGCGCGACACCTTCAGCTTCGGCCAGGTGAACGTGCTGCTGATGGCTCTGGTCCTTTTCGACTGCTGGCTGCTGGCCACGGGGCGGGGCAGGTGGGCGGGGGTGGGGATCGGCCTCGCGGCGGCGATCAAGCTGACTCCGGCGCTGTTCATCCTTCTGCTGCTGCTGGCCCGCCGCTGGCGTGCTGCCGCCGTCGCGTCGGTCGTCGCCGTCGCGGCGACCGGGTTCGCCGCGCTGGTGGCGCCCGACGCCTCACGGTTCTACTGGACCGACGCGATGTGGGACACGACCCGGATCGGCCGCCTCGACTATGTGTCGAACCAGTCGGTGCAGGGGATTCTGGCCCGGCTCGGCGAGACGGACCGCGCGGTGTGGGCCGCCGTGGTCGTGGTGCTCTTGGGCGTGTGGGCGGTTCGGGCGCGCCGCGCGGTCGCCGTCGGGGACTGGGCGGCGGCGTTCGCCCTCACCGGGCTGACCGCGTGTCTGATCAGCCCGATCACGTGGGTGCACCATCTCGTGTGGCTGCTGCCCGCGTTCGCCGTGCTGGTTCGTGCCCGGCACCCGCGGGTCGCGGCCGGGCTGTACGCGGTGCTGTGCACCAGCGTGGTGTGGCTGTGGTTCGACGACGCCTCCGGCATCGACGGATTCCTCGGCAGCAACACGTACGCCTGGATCACGCTCGGCCTGCTGCTGTGGCTGCCGGTCGGTCAGTCCCGTGTGAGCCGGATGCCCATCCGTCGCACCACCAGCACCACCACGGCGGCGCCCAGCACGGCCGCACCCGCGATCACGCCCGTCGCCGCCCAGTCGGGCTCGGTGTCCGGGGCGGCCGCGGCGACCACGGGCACGGCCTCCGGAGCCGGCCTGGGCCTGACCCGCAACGCGTCCAGCGACCCCACCGGATCGACCCGCCCGGCGGCGTCGAACCCCCAGTCGAGCAACGACCGTGCTTCCTCGTAG
- the rho gene encoding transcription termination factor Rho, whose product MTTTLEHPPLQQELPARAATGVLDIDAGGKGHLRAESCLPSPSDLQVPAALIRRHGLRKGNLVDGVRGTQRALTEVVRINGRPAGELRDRRHFRDLTPLHPRERLRLEHRAAGLTGRVADLIAPVGKGQRGLIVAPPKTGKTVLLQQIAAAVAGNHPECRLMVVLIDERPEEVTDMRRSVHGEVYASTFDQGPKQHIALAELVIERAKRLVEAGEDVVILFDSLTRLCRAHNNAAAAGGRTLSGGVDATALIGPKRFFGAARLAEEGGSLTILATALVETGSRADDFFFEELKSTGNMELRLSRELAARRVFPAVEINPSGTRREELLLPPAELTAVRGLRRVLQSRDGQAGLETLLERMRDTPDNATFLRRIQPTLPAS is encoded by the coding sequence ATGACCACCACACTCGAACACCCTCCCCTTCAGCAGGAACTCCCGGCCCGGGCCGCCACCGGCGTCCTCGACATCGACGCGGGCGGAAAAGGTCACCTGCGCGCCGAGAGCTGCCTGCCGTCCCCGTCCGACCTCCAGGTCCCCGCCGCGCTGATCCGCCGCCACGGCCTGCGCAAGGGCAACCTCGTGGACGGCGTACGCGGCACACAGCGTGCGCTGACCGAGGTCGTACGGATCAATGGCCGCCCCGCCGGGGAGCTGCGCGACCGCCGTCACTTCCGTGACCTCACGCCGCTGCACCCGCGCGAGCGGCTCCGCCTCGAACACCGGGCGGCCGGCCTGACCGGGCGCGTCGCCGACCTGATCGCGCCCGTCGGCAAGGGCCAGCGCGGGCTCATCGTGGCCCCGCCCAAGACCGGCAAGACCGTCCTCCTCCAGCAGATCGCGGCAGCCGTCGCCGGCAACCATCCCGAGTGCCGGCTGATGGTCGTGCTGATCGACGAGCGGCCGGAGGAGGTCACCGACATGCGGCGCTCCGTGCACGGCGAGGTGTACGCCTCCACGTTCGACCAGGGGCCCAAGCAGCACATCGCGCTCGCCGAGCTGGTGATCGAGCGGGCCAAGCGGCTCGTCGAGGCCGGCGAGGACGTCGTCATCCTCTTCGACTCCCTGACCCGGCTGTGCCGGGCTCACAACAACGCGGCCGCCGCCGGTGGCCGCACCCTCAGCGGCGGCGTCGACGCGACCGCACTGATCGGGCCGAAGCGGTTCTTCGGCGCCGCCCGGCTGGCCGAGGAGGGCGGTTCGCTCACGATCCTCGCCACGGCACTGGTGGAAACCGGCTCGCGTGCCGACGACTTCTTCTTCGAGGAGCTGAAGAGCACCGGCAACATGGAGCTCCGGCTCAGCCGCGAGCTCGCCGCGCGCCGGGTGTTCCCGGCCGTCGAGATCAACCCGTCCGGCACCCGCCGCGAGGAACTCCTGCTGCCCCCGGCCGAGTTGACGGCCGTACGCGGGCTGCGGCGGGTCCTGCAGAGCCGCGACGGGCAGGCCGGCCTGGAGACGCTCCTGGAGCGGATGCGCGACACCCCGGACAACGCGACCTTCCTGCGCCGGATCCAGCCGACGCTGCCCGCCTCCTGA
- a CDS encoding asparaginase has protein sequence MYSSSLVDAPLIREPLHAPVAHLLRGGVIEGIHYGSVVVLDTGGQVQLQLGDIEAAFYPRSALKPVQAVAMVRAGLPLDGELLSLAAASHSGEERHLAGTRRILDLAGVTEDDLRNVPDLPFDPFVRDSWVREGRLPSRLAQNCSGKHAAMLYACRLNSWPLDGYLDPAHPLQQAIAEIVEDLTGQRIAQVTVDGCGAPLFSVSLHGLARAAARITTAVAGTPEALVADAMRDHAEMASGSGRDVAALMRAVPGLLAKDGFEGVQVAALPDGRAVAVKIADGANRARVPVAAAALGWAGVDPGLLTEFQGEALLGGGRAVGCVRPVRSLEPVVVPACA, from the coding sequence ATGTACAGCAGTTCCCTCGTGGACGCACCCCTGATCCGCGAACCCCTCCATGCCCCCGTCGCCCACCTCCTGCGCGGCGGGGTGATCGAGGGCATCCACTACGGCTCCGTCGTCGTCCTCGACACCGGCGGCCAGGTCCAGCTCCAGCTCGGTGACATCGAGGCCGCCTTCTATCCGCGCTCGGCGCTCAAGCCCGTCCAGGCCGTCGCCATGGTGCGCGCCGGGCTGCCGCTCGACGGAGAGCTGCTGTCGCTCGCCGCGGCCAGCCACTCCGGAGAGGAACGCCACCTCGCCGGGACCCGGCGGATCCTGGACCTGGCCGGCGTCACCGAGGACGACCTGCGCAATGTGCCGGACCTGCCGTTCGACCCGTTCGTACGGGACTCCTGGGTGAGGGAAGGCCGCCTGCCGTCCCGGCTTGCCCAGAACTGCTCCGGCAAGCACGCGGCCATGCTGTACGCCTGCCGGCTCAACAGTTGGCCCCTTGACGGCTACCTCGATCCTGCGCACCCCCTTCAGCAGGCCATCGCGGAGATCGTCGAGGATCTCACCGGGCAGCGGATCGCTCAGGTGACCGTCGACGGGTGTGGGGCGCCGCTGTTCTCCGTGTCGCTGCATGGGCTGGCTCGGGCCGCCGCGCGGATCACGACTGCGGTAGCCGGCACTCCTGAGGCTCTGGTCGCCGACGCGATGCGGGACCACGCGGAGATGGCTTCCGGGTCGGGGCGGGATGTGGCCGCGTTGATGCGGGCCGTGCCGGGGCTGCTCGCCAAGGACGGGTTCGAGGGCGTTCAGGTCGCGGCCCTTCCTGATGGGCGGGCCGTTGCTGTGAAGATCGCTGACGGGGCGAATCGGGCGCGGGTGCCGGTTGCTGCGGCGGCGCTTGGGTGGGCCGGGGTTGATCCGGGGCTGCTCACTGAGTTTCAGGGTGAGGCACTGCTGGGTGGCGGGCGGGCGGTCGGGTGTGTGCGGCCCGTTCGGTCGCTGGAGCCGGTTGTTGTTCCGGCCTGCGCCTAA